The following coding sequences are from one Diospyros lotus cultivar Yz01 chromosome 7, ASM1463336v1, whole genome shotgun sequence window:
- the LOC127806151 gene encoding putative U-box domain-containing protein 42, with protein MTNKLSPSLQVEEDKRVMRSLAASLLVSISEITALVASIEVEQHTFVEFGSCLYRASVVVMELQASDNASTNSREILQSLSKTIGFAKEVVEECKKGAHSSLNHEVRSTIEQLERVVNCIGKELSLIPSITFGDQRFAEIAVRALSKEMKNLHFEFARNQLPEEKELERLVSKKEVVETETETETDLYSNDQFSREINQSSDAANRNLLELFGSTNFSGQMNSESLTSGSLTTFPQLAQYMEPLYDTFCCSLTKKIMDDPVTIETGITYERKAIVEWYEKFKNPEDIICPKTGQKLQSRVLNTNMALKATIQQWKERNEVTRMKVARAALSLASTESMVLEALKDLHSICNGKQNNKVQVCSLGLVPLLVKFLEYKERKVRNATLELLLLLTEDDNNEGKKIVALAVNLSILIKMLSSNHQPIRHKLLQLLLRLSSSQSECQKFGSVAGGILMLVSIKYKWSSDAFACELADDILKKLEKCPENVKLMAKNGLLEPLLNQLIEGNQEMKMEMASYLGEIVLGHEGKIQAAERASPALINMVQSGNSLTRKAAFKALKQISSHHPSSKVLVEAGTARIMFDEMFERTIYNEPMNSKTEAAAILANILESGLDLESSGQTMDLDYMVYNIVHLLKNSTPDELNINLIRILLCLTRSPKMASTMVPVIKETEASYNLVELINNPNEEVAVSAIKLLVALSPYMGHTLADRLCKIRGLPETLIQTETTRITEKHALSANLLAKLPHQNLALNLNLLNKNTVPLILQAIGRIQRSGLRTSRYVIAYLEGLVGILVRFTTTLYDRQVLSLAKDYNFTAIFTDLLAMTSSDEVQRLAAVGLANLSTLSINLSKPPQSKKPKYKKLITLLKCSSLNSSKYSNRQPVCRVHRGDCSSEETFCLLEAKAVERLLDCLEHENGDVVEAALSAIITLLDEKVDVESSVSVLREANGIGRVVNVVKEHEEERLWQKSLWVIERVLMNSGDQSSASEILGDRVLPAVLITAFRHRDGRIRQQAENILRYLNKVPNDTSITNFTL; from the exons ATGACAAACAAGCTCTCTCCTTCCCTTCAGGTAGAGGAAGACAAGCGTGTGATGAGAAGCCTCGCTGCATCCTTATTGGTGTCGATTTCAGAGATCACGGCGTTAGTGGCAAGCATAGAAGTAGAGCAGCATACCTTTGTTGAATTTGGTAGCTGCCTTTACCGGGCTTCTGTGGTTGTCATGGAACTGCAGGCATCAGACAACGCCTCAACAAATTCAAGGGAGATTTTGCAGTCTCTGTCCAAAACCATTGGTTTTGCCAAAGAAGTTGTCGAGGAATGCAAGAAGGGAGCTCATTCAAGTCTTAATCACGAAGTGAGGAGCACGATAGAACAGCTCGAAAGGGTTGTAAACTGCATAGGGAAAGAACTTAGTTTAATACCATCAATAACATTTGGTGATCAACGATTTGCAGAAATTGCGGTTCGTGCTCTTTCAAAGGAGATGAAAAACCTTCACTTTGAATTTGCCCGGAATCAGCTACCAGAGGAGAAAGAACTTGAACGCCTTGTATCAAAGAAAGAAGTAGTcgaaacagaaacagaaacagaaacagaTCTCTACTCCAACGATCAATTTTCCAGGGAAATTAATCAGTCATCAGATGCAGCAAACCGAAATCTTCTTGAACTATTTGGAAGCACAAATTTCAGTGGCCAAATGAACAGTGAGAGCTTGACCTCTGGATCCTTGACTACTTTTCCGCAGCTAGCCCAGTACATGGAGCCTCTGTATGATACTTTCTGCTGTTCattgacgaagaagattatggatgATCCAGTCACCATAGAAACTGGAATAACCTATGAGAGGAAGGCCATTGTCGAGTGGTATGAGAAGTTCAAAAATCCAGAAGACATCATCTGTCCAAAAACTGGGCAGAAGCTGCAGAGCAGAGTTCTGAACACTAATATGGCTCTGAAGGCAACGATACAGCAGTGGaaagaaaggaatgaagtaaCAAGAATGAAGGTTGCCCGGGCAGCACTATCACTTGCCAGTACAGAGAGTATGGTCCTTGAAGCACTTAAAGATTTACACAGCATCTGCAATGGCAAGCAGAATAATAAAGTACAGGTTTGTAGCTTGGGGTTGGTACCACTGCTTGTTAAGTTCCTGGagtataaagaaagaaaggtgaGAAATGCTACCCTGGAATTGTTGCTTCTACTGACCGAGGATGATAATAACGAGGGCAAG AAAATAGTGGCATTGGCAGTTAACTTGTCGATCCTAATCAAGATGCTATCGAGTAACCACCAACCCATAAGGCACAAATTGCTGCAACTATTGCTTCGGCTGTCAAGTTCTCAATCTGAATGTCAGAAATTTGGATCAGTTGCTGGAGGAATACTAATGCTTgtatcaatcaaatataaatggTCCTCTGATGCCTTTGCTTGTGAGTTAGCAGACGATATCTTAAAGAAACTGGAAAAATGTCCAGAAAACGTTAAGCTCATGGCCAAAAATGGACTCTTGGAACCTCTTCTAAATCAGCTCATTGAAG GTAATCAAGAGATGAAGATGGAGATGGCAAGCTACCTTGGGGAGATTGTTCTTGGACATGAAGGCAAAATCCAAGCGGCCGAGAGGGCCTCTCCTGCCCTCATCAACATGGTGCAGAGTGGAAACTCTCTGACTAGAAAAGCGGCGTTTAAAGCTCTGAAGCAGATCTCTTCTCATCATCCAAGCAGCAAGGTGCTGGTCGAAGCTGGAACGGCACGAATCATGTTCGACGAAATGTTTGAAAGAACAATCTACAACGAGCCAATGAACTCGAAAACTGAAGCTGCTGCAATCCTTGCAAACATACTCGAATCAGGCCTGGACCTGGAATCTTCCGGGCAGACGATGGATTTAGATTACATGGTTTACAACATCGTCCACTTGCTCAAGAATTCAACCCCGGATGAGCTCAACATCAATCTCATCAGAATCCTCTTGTGTTTGACAAGATCCCCAAAAATGGCATCCACCATGGTCCCTGTAATCAAAGAGACTGAAGCTAGCTACAATCTCGTTGAGCTGATCAATAACCCTAACGAAGAAGTCGCTGTTTCAGCGATTAAGCTGCTCGTCGCGCTCTCGCCATACATGGGGCACACGTTGGCCGACAGGCTCTGCAAAATCAGAGGCCTACCCGAAACCCTAATCCAAACTGAAACAACGCGGATTACGGAGAAACACGCGCTTTCAGCGAATCTGCTTGCGAAGCTCCCCCATCAAAACCTTGCGCTCAACCTGAATCTGCTCAACAAGAACACGGTTCCATTGATTCTACAAGCCATCGGCCGGATCCAGAGATCCGGCCTTAGAACAAGCCGCTACGTAATCGCTTACTTAGAGGGCTTAGTCGGCATTCTCGTTCGATTCACAACGACGCTATACGATCGCCAGGTTCTGTCTCTCGCGAAAGACTACAATTTTACCGCCATATTCACCGATCTGCTCGCGATGACTTCGAGCGACGAAGTCCAGCGACTCGCCGCCGTCGGCTTGGCGAATCTCTCCACCCTATCCATCAACCTATCAAAACCGCCGCAATCAAAGAAACCGAAGTACAAGAAACTGATCACCTTACTGAAATGCTCGTCACTTAATTCGTCAAAGTACAGCAACAGGCAGCCGGTTTGTCGAGTTCACAGAGGGGACTGTTCTTCGGAAGAAACCTTCTGTCTGCTCGAAGCGAAGGCGGTGGAGCGGCTTCTGGACTGCTTGGAGCACGAAAATGGCGACGTGGTCGAGGCTGCACTGTCCGCCATAATCACATTGCTGGACGAGAAGGTTGATGTGGAGAGCAGCGTGAGCGTATTGAGGGAAGCGAACGGCATTGGGCGAGTGGTGAATGTGGTGAAGGAGCACGAAGAAGAGAGGCTATGGCAGAAATCCCTGTGGGTGATTGAGAGGGTCTTGATGAACAGTGGTGATCAGAGCTCGGCTTCGGAGATTTTGGGAGATAGGGTTCTGCCGGCGGTGCTGATCACCGCTTTCCGGCACCGGGATGGGAGAATCCGTCAGCAGGCAGAGAACATATTGAGGTACTTGAACAAGGTGCCTAATGACACATCAATTACCAACTTCACATTGTAA